gccacctcaacatgcttcacttcagactgtgtctggagacttcaggtgtggaatgacaacccttcagcttcattattcaggtgagacctttccttccataggattctctaattccattccaggtggtccacttcctaacaaagtcccaaaacctagatatagaccaggtcccatgagatagagcatatgttcacatgtatccataaattagggcaaaatatatacctgaaagcaaaagtacacaatagtctgcagtgactacctcacaacacttcatctgcactattccagcctttaggcccataattgttcaacaatttgtttggctttgtatgttaactctcttttcagctaccaagttccagatgccagcatgatgctgaccagacttccctggacagaggactccaccaatgtgtcctggagctccgcttccccagagacccaccctactagggaaagagagaggcaggctgggagtatgggtcaaccagtcaacgcccatgttcaacggggaagcaattacagaagccagaccttccagcttctgtaacctacaatgaccctgggtccatactcccagagggatgaaaaatgggaaagctatcaagggcaggggaggggatgggatatggagatctggtggtgggaattgtgtggagttgtacccctcctatcctatggtttcattaatgtctcctttttttaaataaataaattacttaatttttaaaaagattttcattgGTGTCTGTTCTTAGCAGAAAAGGTCTAACTATAAAAAGTAGGCAAGAAAATAATAACAGGGAttcaaattggaagagaagatacAAAATTATCACTATgaacagatgacatgatagtttaCATAGAACATTCTAAAGAATCTAGTAGAAAACTCTTAGAAATGAGGAGACAAGATAAtaaggtggcaggctacaaaGGCAATTTACAAAATTCAGCGGGGCATGGATTTCTGCAAGCAGTGAACCAGAAGaaggagaaatccagaaatcaaatgCATTTACAATAGCACTAAAAATAAAGgtgtctaggaataaatctagtaAAGGAGTTGAAAGATTGATTGTCTGAACACGACAGATCActatgaaaagaaataaatgaagctACAAGAAGATGGAAAGCTATTGCATGCTTATGGATTGaaataattaacatcattaacATGTTATCTCCCTAATGCAATTTACAGATTCATAGAAACCCTTCCAAAGTCTTAATGAACATCTCTAAGGGAATAGAGTAAATGTTGAGAGAAGTTTTTCTGGAGCCACCCAGAatagccaaagcaatcttgaggaaaaacaaacaaacaaaaaaatgagtgAAAACATCCTGCTTCCTCACTTCAAACTATAATATAGGGCTGTAATAATTAAAACttcatggtactagaacaaaaatagacacttaGCTCAATGAGAACAGAaatgagaacccagaaataggtCCTTATATCTAGGGACtgttaatttatgagaaagaagccCACGTTATAAAATGGAGAAATGAAAGTCTTCAGTATATGGGGCTGGGAAAATTGGAGAGCTACATATGAAAGAATAAAACAGGATTACCACATGTCATCGTGTACAAAAGTCAACCCCAAGTGAGTCAAAGTCTTGTATGTTAGGCCGGAAATCAGAATGCCCATAGAAGAAAACAGGGTCAGGATGCTCCACAATGTTtgctttggaaatgtctttgGGGACTTGAGCCTAACAGCCAAGGaaactaaagtaaaaataaaccagtAGGATTACTTCAAACTGGAAAGTttctgaatgacaaaaaaaaaaaaaaagtaaaagcagtGAAACCACCCTACTGAATGATGGGAAATTTTTATactccatatatcagacaaaagagaaataaaaatatataacaattTCACAGAActtagaagaaaaagggaaaaaaatgatttcataaaaaataacgagcctgggtccacactcccagagggatagagaatgggaaagctatcaggggaggggatgggatatggagaccgggtggtgggacttgtgtggagatgtacccctcctatcctatggttttgttaatgtctcctttcttaaattaaaaaaaaaaactaaataaataaatagggatatGATCTAACTAGACTTTTCACTATAAAAGTGATTCAGATAtccaacaggcatatgaaaaaaatgtgccaggtagtggcacatctggttaagcacgcatgttataatgcacaaggacccaggttcaagtccctggtccccatctgcagtggtaaagcttcccaagtggtgaagccggtctgcaggtgtctgtctttcttcctatctctcccctccccacctcttgatttctctgtctctatccaataatgaaataaataaaactattgggaaaatgctcaaagtcaccaaTTATCAAGGACCAGGAATTCAAGACAACAATAGGAGGTCACCTCAGGCTTGTGAGAATGGCAAAGAGGGTTACCATataaaatggagaagaaaaagtCTTTCATAAAATTTCCTGGGCAAAGTGGAGAGCTATATATGGAAGAATAAAACAGGAtcgggagccaggctgtagcgcagagggttaagcacacatggtgcgaagcgcaaagactggagtaaggatcccggttcaagcccctggctccccacctgcaggggagtcgcttcacaggcggtgaagtaggtctgctggtgtctgtctttctctctccctctctgtcttcctctcctctctccatttctctctgttctgtccaacaacgacgacatcaataataactacaacaataaagcaacaaagacaacaaaagggaataaataaataaaattaaaaaaatttaaaataaaataaaatctttaatttattaaaaaaataaataaataaataataaaacaggatCACAGGTCACCCTGCCCAAAAGTTAACTACAAATGGGCCAAAGACTTGCATGTTAGGCCAGaataaagggaggaaagaaagagaagaaaccacCCCATTTGATGGGACATTTTTATACTCCATAGATCAGACAAAGGGGAAGTAACAAAAGTATATAAGCTCACAGAACTCACGGTacatcaagaaggaaagaaatacatACTTCAAAGATCTTGTGGAAAAATAATTCTCTGGGTTGATGAGAATGTAAGTTGGTCTAGCCCCAGGGGAAAACAGACTAGAGATacctcaaaacattaaaaatagacctaccatatGGTCCAGCAATTACTCTTCTAGGTATTTATCCATAGAACACAAAACTGTCCAGAAAGGTTTATGACCTCCTGTGCTCACCACAGCACTATTTGTAACAGCTGAAATTTGGAGATAATTCTTGTTCAAAGGCAGATAAGTGGATAAAGAAGTTAAGTTATATATCTGCACAATAAATTGTACTCAGCTATAAGGAAAAATGAGCACACCCTCCCTTTTAACAACATGGATGGGGCTGGaggaaatcatgctaagtgaaagaagccagaaggagaaagaaagaaagaaagaaagaaagaaagaaagaaagaaagaaagaaagaaagaaagaaagaaagacctgcttcatgagggagagagagaggcaggctgggagtatggattgacctgccaatgcccatgttcagcagggaagcagttacagaagccagaccttccaccctctgcaccccataatgaccctaagtccatgctcccagagggttaaagaataggaaagctatcagggcaggggatgggatatggagttctggtggtgggaattgtgtagagttatacccctcttattttcttaatatttatttatttatttatttatttattttaccttttgttgcccttgcttttttttaattgttgttgtagttattattattgttgttgttgttgtggatgtcatcattgttggataggacagagagaaacggagagaggaggggaagacagagaaggggagagaaagacagacacctgcagacctgcttcaccgcctgtgaagcgactcccctgcaggaggggagctgggggctcgaaccgggatccttatgccagtccttgcgcttcaatacccctcttatcttatggttttgtcagtgtttcctttttataaataaaaataataataaaaagcaccACACTTTTGCACATCTGTATCTTGAAtacggggggggggaagaaaaagaaagaaagaaagaaagaaaggaaggaaggaaggaaggaaggaaaaaagaaataaaagaaggaagagagagagagagggagagaaaggaaggaagaaaggaaggaaggaaggaaggaaggaaggaagggaggaaggaagaaagaaattgagtgatcTTATTCACAGGCGGGACTTAAACAAGGCAAGGGAAAATACAGGTTAAAACATTAATGGTGCATGGTCTGTTTGGGCAGATCTAAGGACTCAGAAAGCAACTGAAAGGGAATTGGGGGCCCAGTGCCCTTTGTTAAATGGGATGTCAATTTGGTAATGGGTGATGTGTACTACTAACACGTGTCTTATCTTGGAGAGATGTTCCCCTGTGACAAGTTGTGTAAATCAGCGTTTCTTTTAAAATGTGGTAAAAACCCAACATGCAAGAGTCTATATAACCAAAATGCTTCCACGTTAACATCATTTTATCTTAGAGAGGGGACagagcttagctctggcataaggtggtgctagggattaaacttgcAGCCTAGGAGGCCCCAGGAATGCAAATGAGAGCACTCTCTGTAATTCGACATGTGCATTTCCCTAAATACTTTTCACTTGCACTTTTCACTCATTGTGTTGATATATAATCCTTTTATCTATGAGGAACAAATCCAAATATTTGACCTAACAAGCATTTTGTGAAATGTCAGGTGACCTTTTCAATAAACAGGGTTTGGCCAGGGATAAAATTCAGGACGGTGATTTGCCAAATTGAAACACACTATGATTCTAAAAGCTTAGCATTGCTTCTGAATGTGGAATTTATAAATGCAAGAGGAacctatcattattattattttatttatttatttacttatttatttatttattcctttttgttgcccttgtttttttattgttgtagttattattgatgttgctgttggacaggacagagagaaatggagagaggaggggaagacggagaggggacagaaaggtagacacctgtagacctgcttcaccgcctgtgaagtgcctcccctgcaggtgggggggtggggctccaaccgggatccttactctggtccttgcgctcccgCCCGcctcccattattatttttttaatatttattttatttattcccttttgttgccccttgttattttattgttgactacaataaaataataactaatggctaattattgttgttgatgtcgtcgttgttggataggacagagagaaatggagagaggaggggaagacagagggggagagaaagctagacacctgcaaacctgcttcaccacttgtgaatcgaccgcCCCTGGAGGCGGGGAGCTgcgagctcgaaccgggatccttagccagtccttatgctttgcatcacgtgcgcttaacccactgagttaccacccaactcccaacctaccattattattattgttaaatatttttttagttattttacatTGGGCAtacatgcctcggcctcgcgtgagcttaatgtgcagcttggcgatacgagaatccggcatgaagcccagccagtctatcttggcgttactctcgatcgcactctgtcatttcacgaacatctcataaaaactgcagcaaaggtgggcgcgaggaatcacatcatggcaagactggccagctcctcatggggtgcgagcgcttccacactacgatcatcctctctggcattatgctattccactgcagaatactgtgccccagtatggttccgtagcccccatgtccacttggtcgattccaaattatattcctccatgaggatcatttctggaaccatccgttccaccccagttccatggctgccagttcttagcaacatcgccccgccagatattcgtcgggatgcggcatcatctaagttcatttccaacgtctacgctcgactggacctgccaatatacgcggatatctttgcccaccctgtccaacgcttgacgtctagtcacccaatctggtcccctacgcctacactgaacttctctgttccagactcttggaaacagagttggcagtcagctgaggtcaagaacaaacacctcatcacagacccctgcaagcgtccacccggctttgacctagcacgttatgatcgggccctcctcaatcgctatcgaacaggccatggccggtgcgccgctatgttccatcgctggggagccagagacgacccgaactgcccctgcggctacagacagactatgacccacagagtcaacgactgccacctctccagattcaaaggaggtctcgaaacttgacatcaggctcaacctgacgctgttgactggctgcggaagaagggcaaacgctagaagaagaagaaagcagtgctctggtaaaaaaaaagaaaaagaaaaagaaaaaagaaagaaagaaaggaagaaaggaaggaaggaagcaagcaagcaagaaagaaagatgtcCCTCCTACTGTGCCTGAAATTCCACGTTAAGGTGTTTCATTACTTAGAtgcagttcccccccccccccttattgggggattaatgttttacacttgacagtgaatacaatagtttgtacatgcataaaatttctcagttttctacataacaatacaaccaaatGCATTTTTGTTAGAAGACAAAATAACCGTAAAGTTAGCTTGGTAGTGCCTGTATGTGCATGTGCTTGCTTGCATGTGTGCGTAAGGTGCAGTTCTGTCAACATCAGGAAAGTTCTGGGCAGGGTGCAACATTCACCATCCCAGATCATTTGGGAGCTTCTGGACACACTTAAGAAGGTGACAGTTTGACAGTTTGTCTACATGTAATAGTGTAACTATGCTTTCAGCAGGTTTTAAAACCTAActttatagggagttgggtggtagcacagtgggttaagcacacgtggcacaaagcacaaggaccggcgtaaggatccgggtttgagaccccggcctcatacctgcaggggagtccctcatacctgcaggggagtcgcttcacaggcggtgaacaacagcggtaattaaaaaaacaacaagggcaacaagaatgaataaataaatattttttaaaaagattgtaagataatgggtacagttccatacagttcccaccaccagagctccatattcaatcccctccactagaagcttccttattctttatccccacTCTGgggctatggaccaaaattctttatggagtgaagAGTCTTTATggagtctagcttctgtaactgcttctctcttgaacatgggtgttggcaggtggatccatatccacaccctgtttctatcttcccttagtTGGATAGAAAACCTAAACTTTTTTGGTTGAGCCAAGACTcacacagagagaaccagaatgaAAACCAGAACTCTATAAAAATTCCACTGCAGGGTTGCCATATTGGGAATATGTGGCTGATTCTTCAACATTCTTCCTTCTTGGTGTGGAGGAATAGaccaattttttttctgcttcccagtcctatcgtgtgtgtgtgtgtgtgtgtgtgttttctatacCAATAGGCGTGTGTGtgactgcaccaccaccaccactggcccccacgATGGGGCCTCCCATTGATAGAACCACAGCATCCTATTAGAAACAAGCAGTAAACGCTGCTTATGTCCGTATGACTACCACCTGCCATCAGAGCCAGTGGACTAGGGTTGCTTTATGTCACACAATGAAAACCTCCATCACCAAagagtgacagcataatggttacacaaaagacttccatgcctgaggcatagGAACACTGAGCTGTCATCACTGCCTGACATTTGCACTGCTGTAAGCTAGCTCACCAACACCAAAATGTCAAGTCTGTGGTTGGAAGCTCTCAACCTTAAAGGCTCTTGTCTAGATCCTAACACTGAGAAGTTCAAGGCAGCCACTTGAGGGATGGGAGAAGAAGAATCTATCCCTGCAAAGAGACTGCTGAGTCATCTGAGGTGCTCCCCTAGATGGAACAGTCTATACCGCGTACCCATGTGTTGGAAAATGAATCAGGTACAAGTAATTTGAAGGGGTCCTTCTGGCCAGTTTCTGTTTATTTGGTTCAAGTCATTGGAGAGGATCCTCAGTAGACCTAGAGTACACTCAACTCTTGGCAACATATGATGTCATCTCATACCCCACATACAAAGTCCAATATCTGTTCCATGTTTGACATACAATACAACTTCCTTGATTgcttattaaataaacaaatgaaatcccccacactgccataagccagacctgaacagtgctctggtaaaactaacAAGTAACTAAATAGGTATCAATGAAACAGCCTGTGTCTGTTCTTTCTAGTTTCCAGGCTGATTTAGGAATCTTCCCTTGAGGCCTCTGAAATTTGTGGGCTCCGGGACTTCCCAAGCCACAACACGAATCACTCTCTGTTGTGTGAGTCCATGGATGTGGGGAGTGGTCTCTTTCATGGCAAGAGTTTTTGCATTTCCAACTCAGAAAAGAATTTCAGAGGCTACTGTCCGTGAGCAAGAAAACAGTGCTTATTCTCTTTGCAGAAGGCGAGGTAGCTAGTGCGGCGGAGCTCTCGTCCGCTCGTGCTCCTGACTCACCGCTGTTCTCGTGGAGGAACAAGTCGGTCAGGAAGCTGTACCCGCAGCCATGGCCTTTAAGGATACCGGGAAGACCCCCGTGGAGCCAGAGGTGGCCATCCACCGCATCAGGATCACACTGACCAGCCgcaacgtgaagtctctggagaaAGTGTGTGCCGACTTGATCAGGGGCGCAAAAGAGAAGAATCTGAAAGTGAAAGGGCCGGTTCGGATGCCTACCAAGACTCTGAGAATCACTACAAGGAAAACCCCCTGTGGCGAAGGCTCTAAGACTTGGGATCGCTTCCAGATGAGGATCCATAAGCGACTCATTGACTTACACAGCCCTTCTGAGATTGTTAAGCAGATTACTTCCATCAGTATTGAGCCGGGAGTTGAGGTTGAAGTCACCATTGCAGATGCTTAAATtaacctttttaaataaattggtaacttgttaaaaaaaaaaaaaaaaaaaaaagaaaacagtgcttATTGAGAAGGAAGTTAAGACAAAGAAAGCAATGACTGAAAGAAACACAAAAGGCAAAGGTGGCTGGCCAGACTGGCAGAAGTTTTCAAAGTCTCAGTGCACTTGAAATGTTTGTTAAGAAAGAGAGTGAGCGGGCTGggaagtggtggtgcatctggtacagcacacgcattaccatgcacaagggccagggttcaacttctggtcctcacctgcaggggaaagcttcatgatatATGAAGCAGCAttccagatgtctctctttgtctctctctctctctctctctcttctcaatttctctgtttttatcaaaataaataaaatatggagtcgggtggtagcacagcgggttaagtgcacgtggtgcaaagcacaaggaccggctaaggatcccagtttgagcccccggctccccacctgcaggggagtcacttcacaggcggtgaagcaggtctgcaggtgtctatctttctctcctcctctctgtctcatctcctctctccaattctctctgtcctatccaacaacaacagcaccaaTGGCCAcaataacgataacaacaacaataagggcaacaaaatagaaaaaaaatggcctccaggagcagcggattcatagtgaataaatgaataaaatatttttaaaataagccttttttgtttgtttaaagagcATGATTGAAAGCAAAGCTTAAGAAACTCCATTTCCACAGGATGTAAAATGACCATCCCAAAGGGAGAACAGCCCCATTCTCCTCCTGTTGAGGGTCACTATGGGGTTTTGCATcgactttcctctccctctccccagtaTATGACCCCCCCTTCTTCCTcagtgtctctatcaaaaaaaggaaagaaatagctaccaggagtggtggatgccTTGTGCAGGCAtgactagccccagcaataaccctgatgacaataaaaaaatatatataacaacaacaatagcagtaaagTAGataaaatgaagagattgaccaGGATCAGTAAAGAACCAGTGGTGACTATAGATATAgttatagatacacacacacagtgacaccAACAAACACTTACTACTCAGCCCATGCTTACTAGACGAGGAATTCTAGGACAAACATTTCAACATGGGCACGAAATATCAGCCAGTGATCTGGGAAGCACATATGCAGGGCCTGctaaatagctcacatggatagcatgcctgctttgccatccatATGACCCCAGCTTCTAGTAGGTTCcctactgcattaaaggaagctacGGTGTTATtctattttcccccttctctctttctagtttgaaaaagtcagtccagattGGTGAGGGCCTggagaagacaaaaaagaaagtagaggcACATCTGTAGAGCCCAGTTTTGTGCTCAGCACAGGGAGTTTTTaagttaaacaaaacaaaacttgaggATTTATTGTCTGTATAGACCTAGACTTCTTTTCTCCTCTGTGTGCAATAAGGCATTGGGAGGAAGTAATAGAATGTAGAAAATAGCAGgagaaaaacaacagcaataagataGAATACATTTCTATTATTCTAAGCACTTCCAAATTCTCTTCGCATATTTTTCCAAATGCTAAATAAATAACAGCTCTATGCTCTCAGTTTCGAAACTTCCTAAAACCCTTAATTCACACGGCACTTCTTTTCAGCCGCTGGGGTGTCAAAATTCCTGGcaatgttttcctttctctcttctcgcCAATCTGCAGATGTCTGCAGAAATAACGCTGGTATAGGGAAAACAGCTCACCCAGTGTTCTTTTTACTCCAGGAGGAGTTGAAGTGAGCAATCCTAGCAATGATGATGATCTGGGTCATGCTTCCCACAGTAAGTTGAAAAGGTCCATTCTCCCACATTCAGTAACATCAATGATTTCAGGTGTCAGGTCTGTCACTTTCCGATTTTTACTTAACAACAATGGCTGTGGgctttgaaaatgtctttattatTAAATTAGGTTTGGGGATTGGGAGAGAGCTCCCCTGGCTTACAGCATCCATCTGACCATGGGCAAGTTCCTGGGTTTCGCATCATGACACTCTGGGGAGAGCTACAAATAATGGATTAGTATGGTGgcatctgtccctctctctttatgtctgtttatctgaaattaaaagagtaAAATTGTCAGCCCAGGAGTGGCATGGCAGAATCACATACCCTTTCCCAGGATGGtaccagagactttttttttttttttttttttttaaccagagcactgctcagctctggcttgtggattgaacctgggatctctgatgcttcaggtatgaaagtcgaTTGAACTATCTTCCCCAGCccacaatgtattttttttttttttgcctccagggttattgctggggctcagtgcctgctccatgaattcactgctcctggaggctatatttttcctttttgttgtccttgttgttttatcattgctatggttattgctgtcattgttgttggataggacagagagaaatcgagagaggaagggaagacagacagacacctgcaaacttgctccaccacttgtgaaacgaccccccttcaggtggggagctgggggcttgaactgggatccttacaccggtccctgcgctttgcaaccatgtgcgcttaacctgctgtgctacctaccgccagaccccccccccatgatgAATTCcccccatcagggttatcactggggttcaatgcctacgCAGTAACTCCatagctcctggtggctatttttaaaattttttctttcattttagagacagagagaaacagaggagaaagagggagagagagtgggagagataaagacaaagacctacagcactgcaccACTACTTATAAAGATCCCCCCTGCAAATgcggactggggactggggacttgcacATAGTAACGGGGGTGCTCTCTTGAGGGCACCATTACCTGAGcacccacattttttaaaaactgtatctCAACCAAGTTGTCTTTAACTTTTGCTCTCCCTGGAAATAGAGACTGAAGCGCCTTCAGATGATAAAAATCATCTCCACTGGagctcttgccagcgcttcactctggtgttcagatgcaggaaaggttactgcgtgaggcggccatttttgctacctccacgtggcccaacctgcctctctagcacccaactctgaggtgccagcgcaaataaagatttgtgtttcctcttcgctccggaccccctctctctcttctccatggcccacgcacaacaacaatgtaattaagcatttttttttaattacatgaaTGCAAAATAATAACCCTTAAAAGAGTATAaatgagggagtctggtggtagcacagcgggttaagcgcacatggtgcaagcgcaaggactggcttaaggatgctggttactggatcctggttccagccccttaAGGGTGCCAGTTattggatcctggttccagcccccgtccccccacctgcaggggagttgcttcacaggcggtgaagcaggtctggaggtgtctttctctccccctctctttcttatctttctcttcccctcctctctccatttctctgtgtcttattcaACACcgccgacatcaataataactacaacaataaaacaagggcaacaaaaaaggaaataaattaaaaaaaaatcatctccacTGGAAATAGAGACTGAAGTGCCTCCAGATGATAAAAATCGTCTCTATAGTAATGGGAATGTTGCTTCCCCACCAGGGCTCTCCTTTTTTgacatcttttctattttttatttgtcactttttttttcagagtcttTTTGTCTTTAGCTGAGAAATGATGGCCCCAAAGACAGGCATATCCTAATCCCTGAAACCTGTGTATGCTATCTTACATGCTAGAGAAATGAAAGGCATCTTTGCAGATGTGATTCATTTAAAGATACTGAGATGGGGAAATTAGGAAGATGCTGGAGTTAAAGACTGG
The DNA window shown above is from Erinaceus europaeus chromosome 2, mEriEur2.1, whole genome shotgun sequence and carries:
- the LOC132536861 gene encoding small ribosomal subunit protein uS10, whose protein sequence is MAFKDTGKTPVEPEVAIHRIRITLTSRNVKSLEKVCADLIRGAKEKNLKVKGPVRMPTKTLRITTRKTPCGEGSKTWDRFQMRIHKRLIDLHSPSEIVKQITSISIEPGVEVEVTIADA